From a region of the Geothrix sp. 21YS21S-2 genome:
- a CDS encoding MerR family transcriptional regulator, with the protein MERVWMKIGEAARRIGVSPKDLRYWEMIIPEIQPRRSRGNLRYYHVDELDRLQRIHGWLQEGLTVSDCRELLLTGHLARGLDLGLEGEAPAPAAAAKPARKPHVQTAPRAPELAKVRAALKRLLTQLSGGDFISDK; encoded by the coding sequence ATGGAACGGGTCTGGATGAAGATCGGCGAGGCCGCCAGGCGCATCGGAGTGAGTCCCAAGGACCTCCGGTACTGGGAGATGATCATTCCCGAGATCCAGCCCCGGCGCAGCCGCGGCAACCTGCGCTACTACCACGTGGACGAGCTGGACCGCCTCCAGCGCATCCACGGGTGGCTGCAGGAAGGCCTCACCGTCAGCGACTGCCGGGAGCTGCTGCTCACGGGGCACCTGGCCCGCGGGCTGGACCTGGGGCTGGAGGGCGAGGCGCCGGCGCCTGCCGCAGCGGCGAAACCCGCCCGGAAGCCCCATGTCCAAACCGCCCCGCGGGCGCCCGAGCTCGCCAAAGTGCGTGCGGCGCTCAAACGCCTCCTGACCCAGCTGTCGGGCGGGGATTTCATCTCGGATAAATAA
- a CDS encoding TatD family hydrolase, with the protein MLVDSHCHLTGSYLGEDQLEAVLDRARAAGVDGLVAVGCNLDDSRLVLALTRRAPQVRASLGVHPHDARTWDALTGDALEGLLAGPEALFVGETGLDWHYDLSPRDTQEAVFRAQIRIAKRLGKPLMIHTREAPEATIRILREEGAARGIIHCFSEDLAFARDALDLGFHLSFSGIVTFKNAQAIREVAGWAPLDRILVETDAPYLAPAPFRGKANEPAYVTYVAAQVAALRGLAPERLAEITTGNLEALCGWSPSS; encoded by the coding sequence ATGCTCGTGGATTCCCACTGCCACCTCACCGGCAGCTACCTGGGAGAGGATCAACTGGAGGCCGTGCTGGACCGGGCGCGGGCCGCCGGCGTGGACGGCCTGGTCGCCGTGGGCTGCAACCTGGACGACTCCCGGCTGGTGCTGGCCCTGACGCGCAGGGCCCCCCAGGTGCGGGCCTCCCTGGGCGTCCACCCCCACGACGCCCGCACCTGGGACGCCCTCACCGGGGACGCCCTGGAAGGCCTGCTGGCCGGCCCCGAGGCCCTCTTCGTGGGGGAGACGGGCCTGGACTGGCACTACGACCTGAGCCCCCGCGACACCCAGGAGGCGGTCTTCCGGGCCCAGATCCGGATCGCGAAGCGCCTGGGCAAGCCCCTCATGATCCACACCCGCGAGGCGCCGGAGGCCACGATCCGCATCCTGCGCGAGGAGGGCGCCGCGCGCGGCATCATCCACTGCTTCAGCGAGGACCTGGCCTTCGCCCGGGACGCCCTGGACCTGGGCTTCCACCTCAGTTTCTCGGGCATCGTCACCTTCAAGAACGCCCAGGCCATCCGCGAGGTGGCGGGCTGGGCGCCCCTGGACCGCATCCTGGTGGAGACCGACGCCCCCTACCTGGCGCCGGCGCCCTTCCGGGGCAAGGCCAACGAACCGGCCTACGTCACCTATGTCGCCGCCCAGGTGGCGGCCCTGCGGGGCCTGGCGCCGGAACGCCTGGCCGAGATCACCACCGGCAACCTGGAGGCCCTGTGCGGCTGGTCCCCTTCTTCCTGA
- a CDS encoding sigma-54 dependent transcriptional regulator, with protein sequence MRPLTTILIVDDEPGIRRSLGESLAEEGYGVLKAERGEQALDLLAQADGEGIHLMLLDVWLPGMDGLETLKQAKAARSDLPVIMISGHGNIDTAMQATKLGAFDFLEKPIDLDRLLLVVANALKQRSLEAENLRLHQEVDQDRFFMAESPAMRRLLSDVELVAPTEGRVLLMGENGSGKEEVARLLHDRSPRANAPFVEVNCAAIPEELIESELFGHVKGAFTGAVRDQKGKFKEAHLGTLFLDEVGDMSLKTQAKVLRALQEGRIEPVGGGGAVSVDVRIIAATNKDLPEEIKAGRFREDLYFRLAVVPLRVPPLRERAEELIQLAEAFIQHIARKYGRPPRRLSADARDTLLRHDWPGNVRELKNLMERAVILCRGAEITTRDLGALAVRHLTEPDPFSFPEFQSLKDARDWFEGAYIQRELKLQNGNMTRVAERLGLDRSNLYKRLKALGIEARDS encoded by the coding sequence ATGCGCCCCCTCACCACCATCCTCATCGTGGACGACGAGCCCGGGATCCGCCGTTCGCTGGGAGAGTCCCTGGCCGAGGAGGGCTACGGGGTCCTCAAGGCCGAGCGCGGGGAACAGGCCCTGGATCTGCTTGCCCAGGCCGACGGGGAAGGCATCCATCTGATGCTGCTCGACGTGTGGCTCCCGGGCATGGACGGCCTGGAGACCCTCAAGCAGGCCAAGGCCGCCCGGTCCGACCTGCCCGTGATCATGATCTCCGGCCACGGCAACATCGACACCGCCATGCAGGCCACGAAGCTGGGCGCCTTCGACTTCCTGGAGAAGCCCATCGACCTGGACCGGCTCCTGCTGGTGGTGGCCAACGCCCTCAAGCAGCGCAGCCTGGAGGCCGAGAACCTGCGGCTCCACCAGGAGGTGGACCAGGACCGGTTCTTCATGGCAGAGAGCCCGGCCATGCGCAGGCTCCTGTCCGACGTGGAGCTGGTGGCCCCCACCGAGGGGCGCGTGCTGCTCATGGGCGAGAACGGCAGCGGCAAGGAGGAGGTGGCCCGGCTCCTGCACGACCGCAGCCCCAGGGCCAACGCCCCCTTCGTGGAGGTCAACTGCGCGGCCATCCCCGAGGAGCTGATCGAGTCCGAGCTCTTCGGCCACGTGAAGGGCGCCTTCACGGGCGCCGTGCGGGACCAGAAGGGCAAGTTCAAGGAGGCCCACCTGGGCACGCTCTTCCTGGACGAGGTGGGCGACATGTCCCTCAAGACCCAGGCCAAGGTGCTCCGCGCCCTGCAGGAGGGCCGCATCGAGCCCGTGGGCGGCGGCGGGGCCGTGAGCGTGGACGTGCGCATCATCGCCGCCACCAACAAGGACCTGCCCGAGGAGATCAAGGCCGGGCGCTTCCGCGAGGACCTGTACTTCCGCCTCGCCGTGGTGCCGCTGCGGGTCCCGCCCTTGCGGGAGCGCGCCGAGGAGCTCATCCAGCTGGCCGAGGCCTTCATCCAGCACATCGCCCGCAAGTACGGGCGCCCCCCCAGGCGCCTCTCCGCGGACGCCAGGGACACCCTGCTGCGCCACGACTGGCCCGGCAACGTGCGCGAGCTGAAGAACCTCATGGAGCGCGCCGTGATCCTCTGCCGGGGCGCCGAGATCACCACCCGCGACCTGGGCGCCCTGGCGGTGCGCCACCTCACCGAGCCCGACCCCTTCTCCTTCCCCGAGTTCCAGAGCCTCAAGGACGCCCGCGACTGGTTCGAGGGCGCCTACATCCAGCGGGAACTCAAGCTCCAGAACGGCAACATGACGCGCGTGGCCGAACGGCTCGGCCTGGACCGCTCCAACCTGTACAAGCGCCTGAAGGCCCTGGGCATCGAGGCGAGAGACTCCTGA